A genome region from Cyprinus carpio isolate SPL01 chromosome B23, ASM1834038v1, whole genome shotgun sequence includes the following:
- the LOC122141921 gene encoding transcriptional regulator ATRX homolog — protein MLAWNADYWSITFYASGEALEIAFYPMYINTPSMSESSTDDEQPGPSNLVSNSEGRAGGSSTSESSTDDEQPGPSALVNNSEGRAGRSRTSADQSSGGQLKTRQGFKSKREHGRSESRLRKKRRLDHNPNSLPMFIDNSPEARWETHMSGSSTDDEQPGPSNLVNSCKARPGGSRAPDRSERREWKRWRPDHWSDSDDSLSSGFSSPALLEETSSDDKQPEPSHRENSEARVSADQIKQEKSSDHQSDSLMDSLISEFSQMYISTPPETCGKMKSSNKDDELSQLVNNSEVRAEGSRASSDQSSDSQDEMRQGVKRKRKTSSRSESRENTKNGLDHRSGSDSIDDQADPSVRDNNEARAGGSRAPSDQSSGSQMETRQGLKRKRKTSDRPESREQKPRRSGRHK, from the coding sequence ATGCTGGCCTGGAATGCAGATTACTGGTCCATCACTTTTTATGCATCAGGTGAGGCCTTGGAAATCGCATTTTATCCCATGTATATTAATACCCCATCTATGAGCGAGTCCAGCACAGATGATGAACAGCCTGGACCTTCTAATCTGGTCAGCAACAGCGAGGGCAGAGCTGGAGGATCATCTACGAGTGAGTCCAGCACAGATGATGAACAGCCTGGACCTTCTGCCCTGGTCAACAATAGTGAGGGCAGAGCTGGTCGATCAAGAACATCTGCTGACCAAAGCTCAGGGGGTCAGCTTAAGACGAGACAGGGCTTTAAAAGCAAAAGAGAGCATGGCCGGTCAGAGAGCCGACTACGGAAAAAGAGGAGATTAGACCACAACCCTAATTCTCTTCCAATGTTTATTGATAACTCACCAGAAGCACGTTGGGAGACACATATGAGTGGATCCAGCACAGATGATGAACAGCCTGGACCTTCAAACCTGGTCAACAGTTGTAAGGCCAGACCTGGAGGATCCAGAGCACCTGACAGGTCAGAGAGGAGAGAATGGAAAAGGTGGAGACCAGACCACTGGTCTGATTCTGATGATTCCCTCAGCTCAGGCTTTTCTTCTCCAGCATTACTTGAAGAAACATCTAGTGATGATAAACAGCCTGAACCTTCTCACAGGGAGAACAGTGAGGCCAGAGTATCTGCTGACCAGATTAAGCAGGAAAAGAGTTCAGACCACCAGTCTGATTCATTAATGGATTCCCTGATCTCAGAGTTTTCTCAGATGTATATTAGTACCCCACCAGAAACATGTGGGAAGATGAAATCATCCAACAAAGATGATGAACTGTCTCAGCTAGTCAACAACAGTGAGGTCAGAGCTGAAGGATCGAGAGCTTCTTCTGACCAAAGCTCAGACAGTCAGGATGAGATGAGACAAggagtaaaaagaaaaagaaagacttcTAGCAGGTCTGAAAGTAGAGAAAATACAAAGAATGGATTAGACCACCGCTCTGGTTCTGATTCAATTGATGACCAGGCTGACCCTTCTGTCAGAGACAATAATGAAGCCAGAGCTGGAGGATCCAGAGCACCTTCTGACCAAAGCTCAGGTAGTCAGATGGAGACGAGACagggtttaaaaagaaaaagaaagacttcTGACAGGCCAGAAAGCAGAGAACAAAAACCGAGGAGATCAGGTCGCCATAAATAA